One Spea bombifrons isolate aSpeBom1 chromosome 1, aSpeBom1.2.pri, whole genome shotgun sequence DNA window includes the following coding sequences:
- the CEACAM3 gene encoding carcinoembryonic antigen-related cell adhesion molecule 3 gives MDWQKWRYIFAGLILLHVEVCWSQYSVITLQPSVPTVGGTVSLLVNYNDIIYNVNWYRGDGTNPRINIASYSPNSSYPAVYGPMYTGREKLLESGTLQISNLMANYSGIYTLELTDARGVRTWNIELNVQPPSGNGNISSTSPPEMNKGVVAGIAVGVIAASGLVITGVVIWMKRCCGSSTEPIYEKENPKTAKPTMNNDTAWKHDQPAQRLPSLPPRNFLNNHVVSLNNLRFCKTAVNLLINVDKSSRSSIKILS, from the exons ATGGACTGGCAGAAATGGCGATACATCTTTGCAG GTCTCATCCTCTTACATGTTGAGGTTTGCTGGTCCCAATATTCTGTCATCACCTTACAACCATCAGTGCCGACTGTTGGAGGAACAGTTTCATTACTTGTTAATTACAATGATATCATCTACAATGTTAACTGGTATAGAGGGGATGGAACAAATCCACGGATAAATATTGCATCATATAGTCCAAATTCCTCCTATCCAGCTGTGTATGGTCCAATGTACACTGGAAGAGAGaaattattggaaagtggaacaCTACAAATATCAAACCTCATGGCAAATTACAGTGGAATCTACACTCTTGAACTTACAGATGCAAGAGGTGTTCGGACTTGGAATATTGAGCTCAATGTACAAC CTCCCTCTGGAAATGGAAATATTTCATCAACCAGCCCACCAG AAATGAATAAGGGTGTTGTGGCTGGCATTGCGGTGGGAGTAATAGCTGCATCTGGATTGGTCATCACCGGTGTGGTCATTTGGATGAAAAGATGTTGTGGATCCTCTACGGAACCAATTTATGAAAAGGAAAACCCCAAAACTGCAAAACCAACAATGAATA ATGACACTGCTTGGAAACATGATCAGCCCGCACAACGATTACCTTCTCTTCCACCGCGCAACTTCCTTAATAATCATGTGGTCAGTTTAAATAATCTGAGGTTCTGTAAAACTGCTGTAAACTTACTCATCAATGTAGATAAATCGTCAAGgtcatcaataaaaatattatcttaA